From the Leptotrichia sp. oral taxon 221 genome, one window contains:
- a CDS encoding shikimate kinase has protein sequence MRNIVLIGMPASGKSTIGKMLADEIEYKYFDADHHLEKQENRKISDIFAEDGEDYFRNLETKYLGELAQKENIIISTGGGAVKRKENIDLVKKSGIVIFLNRKIEDIAKENHKNRPLLQDINNLQKLYCERIDLYNKYADVVVENDDTLENVVKKIIKELKNKNFFRK, from the coding sequence ATGAGAAATATAGTTTTAATTGGAATGCCTGCTAGTGGGAAAAGCACGATTGGTAAAATGTTGGCAGATGAGATAGAATACAAATATTTTGATGCTGATCATCATCTTGAAAAGCAAGAAAATCGTAAAATAAGTGATATTTTTGCAGAAGATGGAGAAGATTATTTTAGAAATTTGGAAACGAAATATTTAGGTGAACTTGCTCAAAAGGAAAATATTATAATTTCTACAGGTGGGGGAGCGGTAAAGCGAAAAGAAAATATTGATTTAGTAAAAAAAAGTGGAATAGTAATTTTTTTAAATAGAAAAATTGAAGATATTGCTAAAGAAAATCATAAAAATAGACCACTTCTTCAAGATATAAATAATCTTCAAAAATTATATTGTGAAAGAATTGATTTATATAATAAATATGCAGATGTTGTTGTGGAAAATGACGATACTTTAGAAAATGTTGTAAAAAAAATAATAAAAGAATTGAAAAATAAAAACTTTTTTAGGAAGTAG
- a CDS encoding DUF4250 domain-containing protein, with protein MINFETKDINMLLSMLNMKLRDEFSSLPSLTSYYNVDKEALLEKMKANGYEYVEDSNQFKRI; from the coding sequence ATGATTAATTTTGAAACAAAAGATATAAATATGTTATTGAGTATGTTAAATATGAAACTTAGGGACGAGTTCTCAAGTTTGCCAAGTTTAACTAGTTATTATAATGTAGATAAAGAGGCTTTATTAGAAAAAATGAAAGCGAATGGTTACGAATATGTTGAAGATAGTAATCAATTTAAGAGAATTTAG
- a CDS encoding shikimate dehydrogenase, with product MKKYGLLGEKLGHSFSKEIHEIFFGLTNRDAKYDLIEKEISEISALLDEVREGKYLGINVTIPYKVEVMKYLDEISPIAKKIGAVNTIKFENGKLIGDNSDYFGFLRTLELNDIDVNEKKVLVLGTGGASKAIYNVLIDKGADIIYLATILDNDTFKIREEDRLIRYSGIRNLRDIELIVNCTPVGMFPQVDACPLEDVNIINTNAVVDIVYNPEETVLMKKYKLRNTKTANGLMMLISQAIKSEEIWNGEEYDKEILDTIYKKLSEKLYK from the coding sequence ATGAAAAAATACGGACTTTTAGGAGAAAAATTAGGACATAGTTTTTCAAAAGAAATACATGAAATATTTTTTGGATTGACAAATAGAGATGCGAAATATGATTTGATAGAAAAGGAAATATCAGAAATATCAGCGTTGTTGGATGAAGTTAGAGAAGGTAAATATTTAGGAATAAACGTAACAATTCCTTATAAAGTTGAAGTAATGAAATATTTAGATGAAATTTCGCCAATTGCTAAAAAAATCGGAGCAGTGAATACTATAAAATTTGAAAATGGGAAATTAATTGGAGATAATAGTGATTATTTTGGATTTTTGAGAACATTGGAATTGAATGATATTGATGTAAATGAAAAGAAAGTGTTGGTTTTAGGGACTGGTGGAGCTTCAAAAGCGATTTATAATGTTTTAATTGATAAAGGTGCAGATATTATTTATCTAGCGACAATTTTGGATAATGATACTTTTAAAATTAGGGAAGAAGATAGACTTATAAGATATTCTGGAATAAGAAATTTGAGAGATATTGAGTTGATTGTGAATTGTACGCCAGTTGGAATGTTTCCACAAGTGGATGCGTGTCCGTTGGAAGATGTAAATATTATTAATACAAATGCTGTTGTTGATATTGTTTACAATCCTGAAGAAACAGTTCTTATGAAAAAATATAAATTGAGAAATACGAAAACAGCGAATGGATTAATGATGTTAATCTCTCAAGCAATAAAATCTGAAGAAATTTGGAATGGAGAAGAATACGATAAAGAAATTTTGGATACAATTTACAAAAAATTATCTGAAAAATTGTATAAATAA
- a CDS encoding pseudouridine synthase, with the protein MRLDKFLANSGVGTRKEVKELLKKRLIKVNDEIVKDGKIHVNENEDTVKYKDEIISYKKFVYIMLNKPNGVISATEDKIHKTVIDLLGDEYRTFEVFPVGRLDIDTEGLLLLTNDGVLSHNLLSPNKHVDKKYYVELEKLLTETDIAKLENGVELKDFTTKDAKVEIIENGEESDKIRVYITISEGKFHQVKRMFKAVGNEVKYLKRVKMGTLSLDENLKLGEYRELTEDELTKLKENF; encoded by the coding sequence ATGAGATTAGATAAATTTTTAGCAAATTCTGGGGTTGGAACTAGAAAAGAAGTAAAGGAATTATTGAAAAAAAGATTGATTAAAGTGAATGATGAGATTGTTAAAGATGGGAAAATTCACGTTAATGAGAATGAGGATACTGTAAAATATAAGGATGAAATAATATCTTACAAAAAGTTTGTTTATATAATGTTGAATAAGCCTAATGGCGTGATTTCTGCGACTGAGGATAAAATTCATAAGACGGTTATTGATTTACTTGGTGATGAGTATCGGACTTTTGAGGTTTTTCCTGTTGGGCGGTTAGATATTGATACTGAAGGATTACTGTTGTTGACAAATGACGGAGTTCTTTCGCATAATTTATTATCGCCGAATAAACATGTTGATAAAAAATATTATGTGGAATTGGAAAAATTACTTACAGAAACAGACATTGCCAAATTGGAAAATGGTGTGGAATTGAAGGATTTTACAACAAAAGATGCTAAAGTGGAAATCATTGAAAATGGTGAGGAATCTGACAAAATAAGGGTTTATATTACAATTAGTGAGGGTAAATTTCATCAAGTAAAAAGGATGTTTAAGGCAGTGGGAAATGAAGTGAAATATTTGAAGCGAGTAAAAATGGGTACTTTATCGCTTGATGAAAACTTGAAATTAGGTGAATATAGAGAATTAACTGAAGATGAATTAACAAAATTAAAGGAGAATTTTTAA